TGTGTGGCAGGTTGAAGAAGTTTCTTCTTTAGGCCCATCCTTGAAAATTAACAGATCTAAAGAACAGTCTGCATTCAAAGATGCATCCGTTATAAGACAATTGGATGGGGAACTCTCTGCAGTGAAATCAAATGAAACAGCAACTAATCAAGATGATGACTCTGGTCTTTTAAACAACATAAATCAGGGTGCTAATATTATGGTATGATTTAGTTTATACTTTTATAACTTGTTCTGCCTCTGATTTAATCGCTCTATTAGTTTGTTCTGTctaattattgtatttttttggtacaataggTTGATAGTGTTTCCTTCCTAGATTTAGACAAGGCTTCAGTTTTGGATGGAATTCGTGATGTAGATGTTTTTTATGCTGCGGATAGATGTCCTGAAGAGAGTTTCGAGGACAAAGATGAAGTAATAGAGGTGCATATTCGTTGAAGCTTTCTAATGGATTGAATGACTACTTTAGTTCATGTGTTTTGTGAGAATAAAGGAGTCTTATTTTTCTGTTTCAGGATAAGAAATCAACTTCAACAACAGATGCAGATGACGACCAGCCCAGTCATCCTGTTGAAACTGAAGTACATTGCTCTCATCAAGTTAATTCTTTGCGATTTGAggtaaaaattatttgtaattttttttttattttcattgtaCTAGAAATTTCAGGTCCAGTCAATCATTTGCTTGATTATTATTCTACATAATAGAagcaaatttattgaaatgaatttatgtttatttatctTTGTTTATACAATAATAGTAGAGCTTGTATTCTATGGGGTTCATCCTTATCTTTGGTGTATTTGGTTAGAGCAAAATGCCCATATTCAAGTGGATGTTGGGTACCATTAATGGCCTAGGCCATGCAAAGACTGGATATTGTAGTTGAGAATTTTCATGGatgcaaaaataacatttgttCACTCTTCAGGTGAGCGCATACACCGGAAGGATCCACCTCTATACTTGCATTTTGGGTAAAGATGCAAGACCACAGCCACTTTATGAAAATTTCCGACCAGAGGACCTTGAGTTGCTGAGTCCTGCTGATGCTGATGAGAAACAGGGTATAGAGTTCACATCTGTCAAGGATAATCCCGCTTATAGGAATGCTCTTCTGGATTTTGCAAATGAGTGGAAGAATTTAAGGTCAATTGAACGCAATAAGTTACTTGGAAAACCATTACAACTTCCTTTGGATGTCGAATTGTGCTACTTAAGTGAAAGTAATAACCACAACAACAAGGTCGGCACACTATGCACATAAACTCTGTTTTAGTGGATATGTATGACCTTTTCATAAAATTTGTCCATCCCATATAATATCATTTTGCTTCTTTGTACATATAATGTAACAAAAGTCTATGATTGACAGGGATTAATAAATGGTGGAAGCAAAAGGCGCATGACTCCTTTAGTGGACATCAGCTATCCCTTACCACCAGATGCTGTTTGGAAAAAGGTTTCCCTACGAAGTGGCCGTGGTAAGAAGGAAAAAGAATACACTCAAGGCTGGAGTCCGGAAGATGAGCCTCTTTGTAAGCTTTGTCAAAAGCAATGCATGTATGTCCCTTACAAATCATTCATGTATtgctttaaatattttatattagcaTACAATTAATAATTACATTTTCAGGGGTAATAATGCCAAGACACCTGAATATTTTGAAGATCTTTTTTGTAACCTTGTCTGCTATCAAGAGTATCGCATGAGAACCAGCAACAGATTCCTCCGTCAGGTTAGAACATTtctcatattaaaattataatgtatttgactaatttttatttgttgtttagaTGTTCTTTGCTAGAAATGTTGTTGTGTAATTTTCATGTCATTGAGGTAGGTTTTAAAGTAATTGAGATTAAATTTTCAGGAACTTTTCCAAATTGAGCAAGGTGTGTGCACAAATTGCCAATTGGACTGTCATAAGCTTGTGGTGCATATAAGACCTTTGTCCTTGGAAAGACGGCAAGCGTACATTGAAAAAGTAGCACCAAATATTGCAAAGCGGACGAAGATGTGAGTTTATGAGGGTGAAATACCTAAAATCGATTCTGTTTAGAAAACAACACTACAGGCCCGTAAAAAGACTGACTGTACCAAAGTGttaataaaattgttattaACTGGACACCAACACTCTTCTGAAGCACTTTTCTAAAACACTAGTTGATTATCTGCAGGCTTGAGAAGCTTGTCAAAGAACCAATTGAAGGCAATGCATGGCATGCTGATCACATTGTTCCAGTATACAAAGGCGGAGGTATAATTTCCTATAAATTCAGCCCTACTTGATTTTGGAAAAATTATCAATGTTTAATCGTAGTGACCCATTATTCTTAGAATTGTTCATCTTGATACTTGCAACTAAGATTTTGATATGCTCAACCTCAAAGGAAATGCCAATGTAAAAATCTTGATTTATGGGAAACATTCATCTAGTCATATTGTACCTGCAATGTGGGTATTAAATGTAAATAAGTCTTCAAATAGTAAGGGACCATTAGCAGTCTTCAAATAGTAAGGGACTATTAGCACTCCTATCGAGCTACTGTTAACTTTCAGATTTTACTATGTCAGGATGTTAACTTCTGGATTATTTGCTTAGTTTTATTAGGATAGTAAACATCTAAGGGGTGTCTTGAAGTAATATCCAAagattgtttttaatttcttagATTTTGAATTTATTGTGTATTATAATttgtttgcttttttttttttacatttttaaaatttgtcacttatttttcaaaatacacTGAAAAATATCAcagtataaataaatatattaaaataagagAATATAATATGTAATGCAAACTTCTCTGCATAAATTACATAAAAGATAGAGATCACTGCTTTTATAGTGTCCTCTTCCTTCTCTGCTGATCGTGTCCTCCCTGTAATTTCCTCTACTTGCAGAGAAAAGTTAGATTTTAGCTGTTTTTGAATTTTATaccttatttaatcatttctaTAGGTGAATGCAAACTTGAGAATATGAGAACTCTTTGTGTGGCCTGCCATCACGATGTTACTGCTGTACAATGTGCTGACCGACGTATTATAAGAGCAAATGCCCGGAAACAACTAAAAGAATTGATGAATACCATGAAAAATAGTATGAAGGGTGTTGCTGGAATTAATACTATTACTAAGGTATGAAGTAATTACTTCTGCTCTGTGTAGACAGTAGGCACGCATTCCCCAATGGTGTGCAGCATTTCAGTCTGCCATATGTATTGGATGGCATATCTGTATGACACTTATTTCAAGCATTCATGCTTTGATTACCTTCATGCTTTAGgatgtaattttttcaattatatgGTTCAATTATAAACCTAGTGAACTAAAATTGTGCATGAGCATAAGATTGTTTACATACTTAAGTAAAACCATTAGCAAGAAAGCCTTCAAAAATTTGATGACTGTTTATTCACATCACTTCCTGTATAAAACTCAGGAACAATTGCTTTACGCAGAGCAAGAATATATGCACGAAGATGATGTTTTAGTCCCGGTTCCTGGAAGTGCCTATTCGCTAGCTAATAGTCAAGAAAGTGGAGATGTAGCCTGTAAGGATTAAGAACAGCAGCTGCTGAAGATCTTCACCATTCAACCCAGTttgttgtaaacaaaaaattgatgGGGGATGCACATGGTGCAGTTGCAACGACCAGCAGATGACTGCAATCTGCTTTGAAGTGGTCATCCATGGTTTGGTTTACGTAGTAAGATCGTCCTTGTTGTTCATCCTTGTTTTATTGCGATGCAGCCAACCAATTAGGTCCTTTTGAAGAGTGATGTTTTGTCTAGTTGGAAAGGCAGCAATTGTCAACATGTGAAATTAGAGAAAGCCCTTAAGCATGAGGTTAAGATAACCAGGGCAGTGTAGTGTTACAGTTTTGGGTCATCCACTCATCCATGTATAAACATGTCATTGATTTCCACCATTTTTTTGTATAGTGTGGAAGGAAACGTTGATCTGAAATTACATGACCAAATTGTTGTCATGATTCATGTTCTGATGAATTATATATTGTATTTTCTAAAGTGAAATATGATATTGAAATTGTTTAAGTAGTGAGTAattctatcaaaaaaataaaagaatagccataaaagtttttttttttaaaaaaaacataatagatATTGGAGGGAATAAAGTGACAACGACTTGTCAtttcactactttttttttataataagagtcACTACCTTTATCCTAAATATATAagttttattttggaaataaaaaataaaataaaaattgtcccTTAATTGAGATTTAAagcattatttattatttttttctacatattttcttttattaacaCAATTAACTGAGTTTaatccttaccaaaaaaataaattaactgagtttaattgatattttgtgttggagtttaatatttttacatCCACATCCAATAAAATCTCATGATATTAATATGAAAGATCACTTTATAATCGTTATTTTAATTTGACCGGGAACTATGGAAGTTGGTTTTGCTATGATCGCAAGGCAAAAAGCTGTTTTTGGGTGTTTCAAAGCAACACATGCTCAGGATTTTCTTCTAGATATCTCCAGCGACGGATTATGTCGGCACATGTCCCCAGTAGAGTATGGACTATCCTTAGGTACCGCCTCATGATCCCCTTATTCCTTATTGATGAAGTTTGTTCATTTTGTCGCAAGGCGTGCTTAAATACTTTGGGGGAGCACACAACTCATACAGGCATAACATAGTTATGGATGttctttttgatatttttaggcGTGCGAGAATATTTGTAAAGAGACACCTGTAAACTTCTTGACCAACCCACAAGACGGGAGATCGACACTTAATTAGCATGATCTAACAGTACCCCGAGGGCACTGGTTAGTTagtatgattatttttttaaatgataagaaaaaaataattatttcaaaaaacactcattcaattattaatttaaagaattATGTACACATTGGAACAATGTACCATATAAATTGCCTATTGAAATTGTTTGTTTAATTAATGAGTAATTCTATCAAACAAGTATACGAATAAAGTCACAACGACTTGTCCTAAATATAAGTTTTTAAGCATCACCATAAATACAAAATGAAAGATATTGAATTAAGAGTTGTGTGTGTAGTATTAAATGGagtacaattaaaaaaaaaaaaaatattttctttaaaaaaattaaaagtgacaattgtttttggttttatttttcttcaaattgaaCTACTAACTATTGTGATATGGAGTCGTAGTATTTTTCTAATTTATAGCAAGAGATTTTATCAGAAGTACTCAAATTTCCATAAAACATGACCATGATAACATAAATAGTACAATCCAAACATTTACGTATAGAATATCAAACGTGGATAATACAACCCAAAATTCATGATAGCTTAAAACTAATTAAGTTTTATACTAAAGGAACCTAAAAATCATCAAGCATCGCTACCGATAGATGTTTCATTTGCATCCAAAGACGAATCAGACTCACTTGAATAATCACCTGAATGATAAGAGAAATACTTAGTTAACACCTAACAAAGTTCGGAGTGAAAATAAATACCTAAAGAAAGACTTCAAAACACAACTATAAAGGGTTGCCCTTCTATAAAGGACTAGTCTCAAAAACCATCAAGCATGCAGACTTAGATATACCATCCAAATTTCTCCTATTTATTTTGCATGATATCTCCTCAAACAACCTAAGCTATCCTCTTACTAACTAAGTGCTTAATTTTCCTTGACCAATTTCCCTTCTCTCTTATCATAACACAAACACTTAATAAAAGATAATACACACGCACTATCAAAAGACAGATAAACGAGGATTCATTTGAGAATACAACTGCTTGATTAATCGTTGTCAATGCATCTGTATAAAAGAATAAAGAAGGTACCTATTGTTATGCATCAAGTCAGAATTTAACATACAACTACTCATAAAATGGATCAACGTGAATATGAAatcgtaaaaaaataaaaataggcaAGCAAGGAGATCATTTAAGGATCGCATTTCCAACTTGTGCACAGCAACTAAGTTCATGAAAGTCAAAGTTCTAATCTAAACCACCAAATCTAGCAACTACATGGTAGAAGCTAATGAAATGAAAGGAATGATAGAGTAACTACTACTTACGTGGAAGATGAACAAATGTGAGTTTACATGATGAGGAGGCCCTTGGGAATGAGGATAATAGTTCTTTTATTTCGGGTTCTCCGATGGTAGAGATTCTCATGGTTTGTAAAACTCTTGCATTCTTCAAAATATACCTTGCTAGCTGAAGCTCACCTTGTAGGCCAAAGACACTGGAAAAACAGAAAACTCTAAGGTGTAATGAAAGGCATTGCGGAACAAAATTTGGGTCCACCCAATTTTCTTTGTCATCTTTTTTAGTCCATGTTTGGTAATTCGAGTTCATGCCGTCCTGTTAATAAtgcaagtaaaataaaataaaataaaacataaggtgtgttatgaaaagaaaaatcagaTTTGATCCTTAACAAACCTCGTCAACATATAGCTCTTGAAGCTTAGGGCAGTGTTTAAAAACTTCTACTATGAAATGGCAACGATTATTGAGGGACTCAAGGTGCATGCAAGTCAAATTATGAAAAGTAGGAATAGAGTCATTAAAGCAGTGCGCCTAACATATAGAAATAAAACTGTCAAAAATCATAGTATATCATATTAAAAATCAtagtaaaaggaaaaaaaatacagatcaatgaaatttttctttttcatataataatcaaaccTGAGCAATGCACATTGACAGAGACTGTACATTGTGAAGTACTTTCAttggaaattgaaaataataggaATCAACATTGGCTTTGGTCAAGTTACTTAAGCTAAAGTTTTTCCATTCGTTACAGCTTAGAGAGTCCTCCTCATCATCAAACAATAGTGCAGATATGAGTAAATCCTCAAGATTTGGACATGCAGctaaaagaaacataaaatcTTGACGTTTTGCGAACCTTATAAGATGTAAATGAAGGGTTTTGAGCGAGGGAAGTAATAAAACGGAAGAAAACCTATGGTCTACAACCCTGAAAAAACAAAGCTTGAGAGCCACTAGGGTTGTGCAGCTTAAAATGTTAATAGGCAATGTAGGCCAACCCGACGTGTCCATGTAGAGATCAAGGTACTCAAGTCCTCCGCGTTGTAGCACAAAGTTGATCCATTTGGACACACTGGGCATGATAAGATTGACATGTTGAGTATAACTGTACATAACATAGAGGCGAAAAAACTTAACGGGAAGTGCAGAATCTCGTGACAACAAAACCGAGTAAACAAAGTCATGAAAGCGAAAATTGGCCTGTTGGTCTGTCACTCGAGTGCGGCTGAAGTCCAGAACGGGAACTGATAGCCAGAGATGCTTCCACCTTTTCGAAAGAATGCTTGTGGCAACTGCTTGTTTGGTTTTGAGAAAGGAGAGAACGTGACAGAGAATCTCATCGGGTAAAGTGCTTATCATATCCATCATTGAAATTTTCCTCCGTTTTACAAGAGTGTATGAAGGACCACGAACCACTGCAAATAATTGGATAGTTATCAGCAATTGAAGTACAGTACAGGGCACTTCTTATACTTCAGAGAGGGAATAAGGAAAGCTAGAGAAAATGATAGCTCGATTGAACCAACCAAATCAAGTTGTTCTTCATCAATTTGATTTGATCGGATTTTGTGAAAAAATTCTGCAAAAGGAAAATCAAACTTCAACAGCTACTTTTTACTGATTCAAAAAGTTTTCTCCCAAAAATCGTACCAAATCGACTCCCTACATTGGGCGCCTAAGTGTATCTCGCCAatctttttaagttcattgaagGATAGacgtatttggtctatattatagaccagatacatttatcgttcaatgaatctaaaaagctaactttttcttatattaagaatcAGAAGTAGTAGTAAACTagtaatttataagttttttaaagCATGTATGTATCTAAATATCTAATAAGCACCCAATTATTATTCCTTTAACTTagtactaaaataaaaattactacaTGCATATCACCAAATAACACTATATATAAATGAAAACAATACTCATTgatgacaacaacaaaaaaatgcaTGAATAAAACCTAATTCATCAAAGAGGAAAAACAAGATGAATCAATACCTGAGAGTGATGCAATGCCGAATCAAAGAAAGATTGGAAGAAGAACGAACGAAGAATTGGTGTGAAGAAAATGCAGCGACAGAGCGTGGGAAAGTACGGAGATCCAGGGTTTTGTGTATTGTTTGGTTAAGTGGGATGTTTCGGCATTCCGCGGCTCCAGCATATAAAATAATCCCTTTTAACTGAGTTAAGTTTATGAGAacaagataatattttttattagttagCTTATTTAGCGACACATGTTATATATAcaggaaaatgaaaaatttaggGTTCGAATCCctccaataatttttattagtagcTACCAACCGCGAGAATGGAATTGGATTAAATGATTTTGAATCGTCTTATTAAGATGAAACGGTTCAAATTTTGGGTTaaaaatgaactttttttttcaatttcatttttactcttttattttaaatgttccacgatttttgtttccttatttaaaattcaaacatttttgcccctttattttaatttgaataatgctagcaacacactctttaacaaacacactccaacacactctcttttattgattgaaattcacatgggtcccataaaaaaatgtggacctatataacttttatgggacccatataaattttaaccaataaaatagagtgtgttagagtgtgtttgttattggagtgtgttgctagcactcctcttttaATTTTGTTTCGCAGTTTTTCCTATGATACCATATTGTCATCACGAAATGTTCATGTGccccatttttttattaatagacgCATTGATGTGATAATACACACGTAGTAAATAATCATGACATGTCAGCAAATTCTCTTTATTAGACTGATTAACAATGCGTTAAAAGAGATTATTTTATCTCTAATGAATAATATTTGCTGGCatcaatattttatgtgatgGCCGATAAAAAACCTTGGAAAAAATGGGGACCAAAATCGTGGAACATGTAAAATAGTgaataaaaatgcaattaagcctttttattaataaaaactttAGACTTAATTGCATAATTTGGGGATTGAATTTTGATCAAGGaggatat
This portion of the Trifolium pratense cultivar HEN17-A07 linkage group LG3, ARS_RC_1.1, whole genome shotgun sequence genome encodes:
- the LOC123917473 gene encoding F-box/FBD/LRR-repeat protein At4g26340-like, whose protein sequence is MMDMISTLPDEILCHVLSFLKTKQAVATSILSKRWKHLWLSVPVLDFSRTRVTDQQANFRFHDFVYSVLLSRDSALPVKFFRLYVMYSYTQHVNLIMPSVSKWINFVLQRGGLEYLDLYMDTSGWPTLPINILSCTTLVALKLCFFRVVDHRFSSVLLLPSLKTLHLHLIRFAKRQDFMFLLAACPNLEDLLISALLFDDEEDSLSCNEWKNFSLSNLTKANVDSYYFQFPMKVLHNVQSLSMCIAQAHCFNDSIPTFHNLTCMHLESLNNRCHFIVEVFKHCPKLQELYVDEDGMNSNYQTWTKKDDKENWVDPNFVPQCLSLHLRVFCFSSVFGLQGELQLARYILKNARVLQTMRISTIGEPEIKELLSSFPRASSSCKLTFVHLPRDYSSESDSSLDANETSIGSDA